From a region of the Pradoshia eiseniae genome:
- a CDS encoding UvrB/UvrC motif-containing protein — translation MLCQECNERPATLQFTKVINGKKTEVNLCEHCAAEKGDIFMLHDGGNLSFNNLLSGLLNMGLGMTSAKANPGFGGDQLKCPHCQLTYREFVNSGRFGCRHCYETFASYLEPVIGRLHGGNVNHVGKIPKRAGGTLHIRKQINDLKADLQGLIEKEDFEKAVHVRDQIRLLEKEIEEESQEGGSEG, via the coding sequence ATGCTTTGTCAGGAATGTAATGAGCGGCCGGCTACGCTTCAATTCACGAAGGTCATTAATGGGAAGAAGACGGAAGTGAATCTTTGTGAGCATTGTGCGGCGGAGAAGGGAGATATTTTTATGCTCCACGATGGCGGCAATTTGTCTTTCAATAATTTACTTTCAGGTCTTTTAAATATGGGACTTGGCATGACGTCGGCGAAGGCGAACCCTGGTTTTGGGGGAGATCAGCTGAAATGTCCTCATTGCCAGTTGACGTATCGCGAGTTCGTGAATAGCGGCCGTTTTGGTTGCCGGCATTGTTATGAAACATTTGCTTCTTATTTGGAGCCTGTAATAGGCAGGCTTCATGGAGGTAATGTAAATCATGTGGGCAAGATCCCAAAACGAGCTGGGGGTACCCTTCATATCAGAAAGCAGATTAATGATTTGAAGGCAGATTTGCAAGGATTGATTGAAAAAGAGGACTTTGAAAAGGCAGTCCATGTCCGTGATCAAATTCGTC